One part of the Algibacter sp. L1A34 genome encodes these proteins:
- the murC gene encoding UDP-N-acetylmuramate--L-alanine ligase, translating to MNLNSIHNIYFIGIGGIGMSAIARYFNANNKLVAGYDKTQTAITDSLVELGVQVHFDDDIKQIDSVFLNSENTLVVYTPAVPKGHLELNYFRKNDFKVLKRSEILGLITENTVCLAVAGTHGKTTTTSILGHLMHECNVPLTAFLGGISENYNSNLILQGAEVSVVEADEFDRSFMTLSPDFAGITSMDADHLDIYGDASELKKTFEDFSKRIKPNGKLFIKNGLPLKGITYGIEDDSDYTVQNIKIINGTYVFDVKTPITVLENLEFNLPGRHNLSNALLALAMAVEYGCPYQQLAKALASYKGVKRRFTYQIKTDALVYIDDYAHHPEEINAVHQAVREMYPNKKVLAIFQPHLFSRTKDFIADFAKSLSQFDELMLLDIYPARELPIEGVTSEWLLDKVTIENKQLVNKAEMLSEIKKSNADVILTIGAGDIGEQVKYIKKTLSCES from the coding sequence ATGAATTTAAACAGCATACATAATATCTATTTTATTGGCATTGGCGGTATCGGCATGAGTGCTATAGCACGCTATTTTAATGCGAATAATAAGCTTGTGGCAGGTTATGATAAAACCCAAACGGCAATTACTGATAGTTTGGTGGAATTGGGTGTGCAAGTTCATTTTGATGATGATATAAAACAGATTGATTCGGTTTTTTTAAATTCAGAAAATACATTGGTGGTTTATACACCAGCGGTTCCTAAAGGACATTTAGAATTAAATTACTTTAGAAAAAATGATTTTAAGGTTTTAAAGCGTTCTGAGATTTTAGGATTAATTACGGAAAACACGGTGTGTTTAGCTGTTGCAGGAACCCATGGAAAAACGACAACAACAAGTATCCTTGGACATTTAATGCATGAATGTAATGTACCACTTACTGCCTTTTTAGGAGGTATAAGTGAAAATTATAATTCAAATTTAATTTTACAAGGGGCAGAGGTTTCAGTTGTAGAGGCTGATGAGTTCGATCGTTCGTTTATGACATTGTCTCCAGATTTTGCTGGAATCACGTCAATGGATGCCGATCATTTGGATATTTATGGAGATGCTTCAGAATTAAAAAAAACTTTTGAAGATTTTTCAAAACGAATAAAACCAAACGGTAAGTTGTTTATAAAAAACGGATTACCATTAAAGGGAATAACTTACGGTATTGAAGATGATTCTGATTATACTGTTCAAAATATAAAAATTATAAATGGCACTTATGTTTTTGATGTAAAAACACCAATAACAGTGCTAGAAAATTTGGAGTTTAACCTGCCAGGTAGACATAATTTGTCGAATGCATTATTGGCTTTGGCGATGGCTGTAGAATATGGTTGCCCGTACCAACAGCTCGCCAAGGCATTAGCATCTTACAAAGGTGTTAAACGCAGATTTACTTATCAAATTAAAACGGATGCCTTGGTGTATATTGATGATTATGCACATCATCCAGAGGAAATTAATGCTGTACATCAAGCGGTTCGTGAAATGTATCCAAATAAGAAAGTATTGGCTATTTTTCAGCCACATTTATTCAGCAGAACAAAAGATTTTATTGCTGATTTTGCAAAAAGCTTATCGCAGTTTGATGAGTTAATGTTATTGGATATTTATCCTGCTAGAGAATTACCTATTGAAGGCGTAACATCGGAATGGTTATTGGATAAGGTTACAATTGAAAATAAGCAGTTGGTGAATAAAGCCGAAATGCTTTCAGAAATTAAAAAAAGTAATGCTGATGTGATACTTACTATTGGTGCAGGTGATATTGGCGAACAAGTAAAATATATAAAAAAAACGTTGAGTTGTGAAAGTTAA
- the murG gene encoding undecaprenyldiphospho-muramoylpentapeptide beta-N-acetylglucosaminyltransferase, with the protein MKPYKIILSGGGTGGHIYPAIAIANELKLRFPDAEFLFVGASDRMEMEKVPQAGYDIKGLWISGIQRKLTFKNLMFPFKLISSLWKANGIVRSFKPDIAIGTGGFASGPLLQVANFKGVPTLIQEQNSYPGITNKFLSKKAKKICVAYDNLERFFPVEKIIKTGNPVRQGLLDIDTKREAGIEYFDLKKGKVTLLVIGGSLGARRINQLIEKKLDFLDTQNVQIIWQCGKLYYQQYKIYGNTKNVQVHEFLNNMDLAYAAADVVISRAGASSVSELCIVGKPVIFIPSPNVAEDHQTKNAMAVVDKDAAMIINEEDLDADFQNKFSQLIAAPGRQAELGKNIKQLALVNATKDIVNEVEKLLKR; encoded by the coding sequence ATGAAACCATATAAAATTATATTATCGGGAGGCGGAACAGGCGGACATATTTATCCGGCTATCGCTATTGCGAACGAGTTAAAGCTACGTTTTCCTGATGCTGAGTTTTTGTTTGTTGGCGCAAGTGATCGTATGGAAATGGAAAAAGTGCCTCAAGCAGGTTATGATATAAAAGGACTTTGGATTTCGGGTATTCAGCGTAAGCTAACCTTTAAAAATTTAATGTTTCCATTTAAGTTAATCAGTAGTTTGTGGAAAGCGAATGGAATTGTAAGATCTTTTAAGCCGGATATTGCCATTGGTACCGGTGGATTTGCGAGCGGGCCGTTATTGCAAGTTGCAAACTTTAAAGGTGTGCCAACTTTAATTCAGGAGCAAAATTCATACCCAGGAATCACTAATAAATTTTTATCTAAAAAGGCTAAAAAAATATGTGTGGCTTATGATAATCTAGAACGATTTTTTCCAGTAGAAAAAATTATAAAAACGGGTAACCCAGTGCGTCAAGGTTTATTGGACATTGATACAAAAAGAGAAGCGGGAATAGAGTACTTCGATTTAAAAAAAGGAAAAGTTACGCTTTTGGTTATTGGAGGAAGTTTAGGGGCTCGACGAATAAATCAATTAATTGAGAAGAAATTAGATTTTCTGGATACGCAGAATGTTCAAATTATTTGGCAATGCGGGAAATTATATTATCAACAATATAAAATTTATGGAAACACCAAAAATGTGCAGGTTCATGAGTTTTTAAACAACATGGATTTGGCCTATGCTGCTGCAGATGTGGTGATTTCGAGAGCGGGAGCGAGTTCTGTATCCGAGCTTTGTATCGTTGGAAAACCGGTGATTTTTATTCCATCGCCAAATGTTGCTGAAGACCATCAGACCAAAAACGCTATGGCTGTCGTAGATAAAGATGCCGCCATGATTATAAATGAGGAAGATTTGGATGCCGATTTTCAAAATAAGTTCTCGCAACTTATTGCAGCGCCAGGTCGTCAAGCAGAATTAGGAAAAAATATTAAACAATTAGCATTGGTAAATGCTACGAAAGATATAGTAAATGAAGTTGAAAAGCTTCTAAAGAGATAA
- a CDS encoding FtsW/RodA/SpoVE family cell cycle protein translates to MQALFKNIKGDRLIWAIVALLAILSFLPVYSAASDLAYSKYDGNTFISFVKHFMHLFLGFAIMYGVHKIPYRYFKGLSLVMIPVVLVLLVITMMQGTVMGGASASRWIKIPVVGLSFQTSTLAFVVLMVYVARYMSKIKDVVVSFKASILPLWVPVFFILALILPSNFSTAAIMFLMVMILVFLGGYPIRYLAVILGSGLVALVFFIMVAKLTTGPLHVKVTTWENRIKNYSNNEDTDADYQIEKAKIAIASGGISGVGPGKSIQKHALPQSSSDFIFAIIIEEYGLIGGFSIMILYMWLLFRIVIVSQKADTIFGKLLVLGVGLPIVFQALINMAVAVELFPVTGQTLPLISSGGTSIWMTCLAVGIILSVSARREEIKEKEINEDNPLEILSEAI, encoded by the coding sequence ATGCAAGCGTTATTTAAAAACATAAAAGGAGATCGATTAATTTGGGCAATTGTAGCGCTGCTAGCTATATTGTCTTTCTTGCCTGTGTATAGTGCGGCGAGCGATTTGGCGTACAGTAAATACGACGGAAACACATTTATTTCTTTCGTAAAACACTTTATGCACTTGTTTTTAGGTTTTGCTATTATGTATGGTGTTCATAAAATACCATACCGTTATTTTAAAGGCTTGTCTTTAGTTATGATTCCTGTGGTTTTGGTGTTGTTGGTAATTACTATGATGCAAGGAACGGTAATGGGAGGGGCAAGTGCGAGCCGATGGATTAAGATACCTGTTGTTGGGTTATCTTTTCAGACATCTACGCTGGCGTTTGTTGTGTTAATGGTTTATGTGGCGCGATATATGTCGAAGATAAAAGATGTAGTTGTGTCTTTTAAAGCATCAATTTTACCGCTTTGGGTACCTGTATTTTTTATTTTGGCTTTAATTTTGCCGTCTAACTTTTCTACAGCGGCCATTATGTTTTTAATGGTCATGATTTTAGTTTTTTTAGGAGGCTATCCAATTCGTTATTTAGCTGTGATTTTAGGTTCAGGCTTAGTTGCTTTGGTGTTCTTTATTATGGTTGCTAAGTTAACTACAGGGCCACTTCATGTAAAAGTAACAACCTGGGAAAATAGGATTAAAAACTATTCGAACAACGAAGATACCGATGCCGATTATCAAATTGAAAAAGCTAAAATAGCAATTGCTTCAGGAGGAATTAGTGGTGTTGGTCCAGGGAAAAGTATTCAAAAACATGCTTTGCCGCAATCATCATCCGATTTTATTTTTGCGATTATAATTGAAGAATACGGGTTAATAGGTGGTTTCTCAATCATGATTTTATACATGTGGTTATTGTTTAGAATAGTAATTGTATCTCAAAAAGCAGATACTATTTTCGGTAAATTATTAGTGCTAGGTGTGGGGTTGCCTATTGTTTTTCAAGCCTTAATAAATATGGCGGTTGCAGTGGAGTTGTTTCCGGTAACAGGACAAACATTGCCATTAATAAGTAGTGGAGGAACATCTATTTGGATGACGTGTTTAGCTGTTGGTATTATCTTAAGTGTAAGTGCTAGGCGAGAAGAAATCAAGGAAAAAGAAATAAATGAAGATAATCCGTTAGAAATTCTTTCGGAAGCTATATAA
- the murD gene encoding UDP-N-acetylmuramoyl-L-alanine--D-glutamate ligase has product MTKQRLVILGGGESGVGTALLAKTKGFDVFVSDKGKIKENYKQVLVQNDIEWEDEKHSEEKILNANIIMKSPGIPDKVPLVKQIREKGIKVVSEIEFASKYTNATVIGITGSNGKTTTATLAHHILKEELNVGLAGNIGDSFAKQVLEENFDNYVLEISSFQLDDIIDFKPKIAVITNITPDHLDRYDYKFENYIASKFRIAKNQSKDDYLIYDADDEVIVDYLKKNPVQSILLPFSLVKTIENGAYLDKENIKITIDNTQIIMPTNKIALEGKHNVKNAMAASTVAHLLKIRKQTIRESLENFQGVEHRLEHVLKINKVQYINDSKATNVNATYFALESMSAPTVWIVGGVDKGNDYQELFRFVNEKVKAIICLGAENEKLMSTFGNMVDVIIETQFMSEAVKIAYKIAESGDNVLLSPACASFDLFENYEDRGRQFKNAVRNL; this is encoded by the coding sequence ATGACCAAACAAAGACTAGTCATATTAGGTGGAGGAGAAAGTGGTGTAGGAACTGCGCTTTTGGCTAAAACTAAAGGCTTCGATGTTTTTGTTTCTGATAAGGGAAAAATAAAAGAAAATTATAAACAAGTTCTTGTACAAAATGATATTGAATGGGAAGATGAAAAACATTCGGAAGAGAAAATTCTGAATGCTAACATCATCATGAAAAGTCCTGGTATTCCTGATAAAGTGCCTTTGGTAAAACAAATTCGTGAAAAGGGAATTAAGGTGGTTTCGGAAATTGAATTTGCATCCAAATATACCAATGCAACAGTAATTGGTATTACAGGGAGTAATGGTAAAACAACAACGGCAACGCTGGCGCATCACATTTTAAAAGAAGAATTAAATGTAGGGTTAGCAGGTAATATTGGCGATAGTTTTGCTAAGCAGGTTTTGGAAGAAAATTTTGATAATTACGTGCTTGAAATTAGCAGTTTTCAGTTAGATGATATCATCGACTTTAAGCCTAAAATTGCTGTAATAACCAATATTACTCCAGATCATTTAGATCGATACGATTATAAATTTGAAAATTATATTGCGTCTAAATTTCGAATTGCCAAGAACCAAAGTAAGGACGATTATTTAATTTATGATGCCGATGACGAGGTGATTGTAGATTATCTAAAAAAGAATCCGGTTCAATCAATATTATTGCCGTTTTCGTTAGTGAAAACTATAGAGAATGGTGCGTATTTAGACAAAGAAAATATTAAAATAACAATAGATAACACCCAAATAATTATGCCAACAAATAAAATAGCATTAGAAGGAAAACACAACGTAAAGAACGCTATGGCGGCTTCTACTGTTGCGCATTTACTAAAAATAAGAAAACAAACCATTCGCGAAAGTTTAGAGAATTTTCAAGGTGTAGAGCATAGGTTAGAGCATGTTTTAAAAATAAATAAAGTACAGTATATAAACGATTCTAAAGCAACAAATGTCAATGCAACTTATTTTGCTTTAGAAAGCATGAGTGCACCAACGGTTTGGATTGTTGGAGGTGTAGATAAGGGTAACGATTATCAAGAATTGTTTCGATTTGTAAACGAGAAGGTTAAAGCTATTATTTGTTTAGGTGCAGAAAACGAAAAGTTAATGAGCACTTTTGGCAACATGGTTGATGTAATTATTGAAACTCAATTTATGAGTGAAGCTGTAAAAATCGCTTATAAAATAGCAGAATCTGGAGATAATGTATTGTTATCGCCAGCTTGTGCAAGTTTCGATTTATTCGAAAATTACGAAGATAGAGGGCGTCAGTTTAAAAACGCTGTTAGAAATTTATAG
- the mraY gene encoding phospho-N-acetylmuramoyl-pentapeptide-transferase, with protein MLYYLFEYLEKQFQFPGASLFGFLTFRAALAMIFALLFSTIYGKKIISFLSRKQMGETIRDLGLDGQKEKAGTPTMGGIIIILATLIPVLLLAKLSNIYIILLIVTTIWMGIIGFIDDYLKKFKNDKDGLKGRFKILGQVGLGIIVGSTLFFHQDVTMKEKLPIEQQRVLLAENPDIAPSKLFSTEMKSTKTTIPFVKGNEIEYAKLITWISPDLEKYAWIIFILVTIFIIAAVSNGANLTDGIDGLAAGTSAIIVLTLGIFAWVSGNIIFSEYLNIMYIPRVEEITIYIAAFVGALIGFLWYNTYPAQVFMGDTGSLTIGGIIAVIAIAVRKEWLIPVLCGIFLAENLSVVMQVSWFKYTRKKYGEGRRIFKMSPLHHHYQKSGYHESKIVTRFWIVGILLAILSIVTLKIR; from the coding sequence ATGCTGTATTACTTATTCGAATATTTAGAAAAACAGTTCCAGTTTCCTGGGGCATCACTCTTTGGGTTTTTAACCTTTAGAGCAGCATTGGCTATGATTTTTGCTTTGCTTTTTTCAACAATTTACGGTAAAAAAATAATTAGCTTTTTATCTAGAAAGCAAATGGGAGAAACCATTCGTGATTTAGGTTTAGACGGTCAAAAAGAAAAGGCGGGCACACCTACAATGGGTGGAATTATTATTATTCTAGCCACATTAATTCCTGTTTTGTTATTAGCAAAGCTTTCAAATATTTACATTATTTTATTAATAGTAACCACCATTTGGATGGGGATTATTGGCTTTATAGATGATTATTTAAAGAAGTTTAAAAATGATAAAGATGGATTAAAAGGACGTTTTAAAATTTTAGGTCAAGTTGGTTTAGGTATTATAGTGGGTAGTACATTGTTTTTTCATCAAGATGTTACCATGAAGGAGAAATTACCAATAGAGCAGCAACGTGTTTTATTGGCAGAAAACCCGGATATAGCGCCATCGAAGTTATTTTCGACCGAAATGAAATCGACTAAAACAACTATTCCTTTTGTAAAGGGAAATGAGATTGAATACGCAAAGTTAATCACATGGATTAGCCCAGATTTAGAAAAGTATGCTTGGATAATTTTTATTCTAGTTACCATTTTTATAATCGCAGCCGTTTCAAACGGTGCTAATTTAACCGATGGTATCGACGGTTTAGCTGCAGGAACATCGGCAATTATTGTCCTTACGCTGGGCATATTTGCATGGGTTTCTGGTAATATTATTTTCTCGGAATATCTCAATATTATGTATATCCCACGTGTTGAGGAAATCACTATTTATATAGCTGCCTTTGTTGGTGCGTTAATTGGTTTTCTTTGGTATAATACCTATCCGGCGCAAGTCTTTATGGGAGATACAGGGAGCTTAACTATTGGTGGGATTATAGCGGTAATAGCTATAGCTGTTAGAAAAGAATGGTTAATACCAGTGCTTTGCGGAATCTTTTTAGCTGAAAATTTATCGGTAGTAATGCAGGTGAGTTGGTTTAAGTATACAAGGAAGAAATATGGTGAAGGTCGACGCATTTTTAAAATGTCGCCGTTGCATCATCATTATCAAAAATCGGGATATCACGAAAGTAAAATTGTAACACGATTTTGGATTGTTGGCATTTTGTTAGCTATTCTTTCAATTGTAACATTAAAAATTAGATAG
- a CDS encoding UDP-N-acetylmuramoyl-L-alanyl-D-glutamate--2,6-diaminopimelate ligase has translation MSVLKDILYKVTLNAVVGNTSMDVNNIHFDSRNIVKGDVFVAIRGSVVDGHKYIDVAIKNGATAIVCEATPEVVVDGITYVEVDNSSKAMAIMASNFYGVPSENLKLVGVTGTNGKTTVASLLFQLFKNAGFKVSLLSTVKIMVDTVEYKATHTTPDSLTINKYLKEMNAAGVEFCFMEVSSHGIHQFRTEGLHFEGGIFTNLSHDHLDYHNTFAEYRDVKKRFFDGLPSTAFALVNTDDKNGAIMLQNTKAKKLTYALKGYADYRAQILENRLSGLLLKVNDSEVWTRLIGNFNAYNVLAIYATAELLGLEKVEILRLISDLESVSGRFQYFISDEKITAIVDYAHTPDALKNVLETINSIRTKNEELITVVGCGGDRDKTKRPKMGHIATALSTKVIFTSDNPRSEEPQAILDDIEKGVEPQNFKKTLTISDRKQAIKAACQMAQPNDIILIAGKGHEDYQEIKGERFHFDDYETVQEILKQLQK, from the coding sequence ATGAGTGTATTAAAAGACATATTATATAAGGTTACTTTAAATGCTGTTGTTGGAAACACGAGCATGGATGTAAATAACATTCATTTCGATTCGCGCAACATTGTTAAAGGTGATGTGTTTGTGGCTATCCGTGGCAGTGTTGTGGATGGGCATAAATATATAGATGTGGCTATTAAAAATGGTGCTACTGCAATAGTTTGTGAGGCGACTCCGGAAGTGGTTGTTGATGGTATAACTTATGTAGAAGTTGATAATTCTAGTAAAGCTATGGCTATTATGGCATCCAATTTTTACGGTGTGCCATCCGAGAATTTAAAACTTGTTGGTGTTACTGGTACTAATGGAAAAACAACAGTTGCTAGTTTGTTATTTCAGTTGTTTAAAAACGCTGGTTTTAAAGTTAGTTTGCTTTCTACAGTAAAAATAATGGTAGATACTGTAGAGTATAAAGCAACTCATACTACGCCAGATTCTTTAACTATTAATAAGTATTTAAAGGAAATGAATGCGGCAGGTGTCGAGTTTTGTTTTATGGAAGTAAGCTCGCATGGTATTCATCAATTTAGAACAGAAGGTTTGCATTTTGAAGGTGGGATATTTACCAATTTATCACACGATCATTTAGATTATCATAACACTTTTGCAGAGTATCGCGATGTTAAAAAACGTTTTTTCGACGGTTTACCATCAACAGCTTTTGCGTTAGTGAATACCGATGATAAAAATGGAGCAATTATGCTTCAAAATACAAAAGCTAAGAAACTGACATATGCTTTAAAAGGCTATGCTGATTATAGAGCGCAGATTTTAGAAAACAGATTAAGCGGTTTGCTGCTTAAAGTTAATGATAGTGAAGTTTGGACACGATTAATCGGAAATTTCAATGCTTATAATGTTCTAGCAATTTACGCTACGGCGGAATTGCTAGGGCTAGAAAAAGTAGAAATCCTTCGTTTAATTAGTGATTTGGAAAGTGTAAGCGGGCGTTTTCAATATTTTATTTCAGATGAAAAAATAACGGCTATTGTCGATTATGCACATACACCGGATGCATTGAAAAATGTATTAGAAACAATAAATAGTATCCGAACTAAAAATGAAGAACTGATTACGGTTGTTGGTTGTGGTGGAGACAGAGATAAAACCAAGCGTCCAAAAATGGGGCATATTGCTACGGCGTTAAGTACAAAAGTGATTTTTACTAGTGATAACCCACGAAGTGAAGAACCACAAGCCATTTTAGATGATATTGAAAAAGGCGTAGAGCCTCAGAATTTTAAAAAGACCTTAACAATTTCAGATAGAAAACAAGCCATTAAAGCGGCTTGCCAAATGGCACAACCTAATGATATTATTTTAATCGCAGGAAAAGGTCATGAAGATTATCAGGAAATTAAAGGCGAGCGTTTTCATTTTGATGATTATGAAACCGTGCAAGAGATATTAAAGCAATTACAGAAGTAA
- a CDS encoding penicillin-binding protein has protein sequence MFVFGLAVLFKLFSIQYLQGDKYRELVEKRDIQNITIPANRGNVYSDNGGLLATSIPKYNIAIDAVVSPTKKFEEFIGPLSDSLSKYSGKSSSYYEKSIRKARANKNQYLLLAKNINYTDYVRFRGFPLLKLGAIPGGLIVSQKTKREFPMGAIAQRSIGYERFDDEGNVTRAGIDGAFGVKYLRGTDGKRLKQKIGKNKWKPLTDYNQVEPKDGYDVYTTIDVNIQDIAHHSLLGQLEYYEAEHGCVVVMDVKTGEIKAISNLAKTKSGEYYEKRNYAVWESHEPGSTFKVMALMAALEDKVIDTSTVVDTKKGAKRFYGRTIYDSHHGGFGKISAARALEVSSNIGLATIIDENYSKNPKKFIDHIKDWNLDKPLGVSIKGEGEPDIPEPGDKKWSRNALPSMAYGYNLSLTPLQTLAFYNAIANDGEMVKPRFIKAVKEFDEEIEVFEKEVINKKICSDKTLGEIREILKNIVVRGTASKLYSPNFSMAGKTGTAQTEYWMADWKKNKRYVSSFAGYFPAENPKYSCIVVIHKPSTKKGYYGADVTGPVFKRIAQKIFTDTPLIDEVKSLDVKVAAVEDEYNKFYETTKTYKTIMPNVVGLPAMDALALLENMDVKVKVKLNGNGIVKEQSINKSTKLKNNQTVTLKAS, from the coding sequence ATGTTTGTGTTCGGGCTTGCTGTGCTGTTTAAATTGTTCAGTATTCAGTATTTGCAAGGTGATAAGTATAGAGAACTTGTTGAAAAACGGGATATTCAAAATATTACTATTCCTGCAAATCGTGGTAATGTGTATTCTGATAATGGAGGTTTATTGGCAACATCAATTCCGAAGTATAATATTGCTATAGATGCGGTAGTGTCTCCAACTAAAAAGTTCGAAGAATTTATTGGGCCATTGTCCGATTCACTTTCTAAATATTCAGGAAAATCATCATCGTATTACGAGAAGTCTATTAGGAAAGCACGTGCTAATAAAAATCAGTATTTGCTATTAGCAAAAAATATTAATTACACCGATTATGTGCGTTTTAGAGGGTTTCCGCTTTTAAAATTAGGCGCAATTCCGGGAGGACTTATTGTGAGTCAGAAAACAAAACGTGAATTTCCAATGGGTGCTATTGCACAACGTTCTATTGGTTACGAACGATTTGATGACGAAGGAAATGTAACGCGTGCCGGGATCGATGGTGCTTTTGGAGTAAAGTATTTGCGTGGTACCGATGGTAAGCGTTTAAAACAAAAAATAGGGAAAAACAAATGGAAACCACTTACCGATTATAACCAAGTGGAGCCAAAAGATGGTTATGATGTCTACACAACTATCGATGTAAATATTCAAGATATCGCGCATCATTCGTTGTTGGGGCAGTTAGAGTATTACGAGGCAGAGCATGGCTGTGTTGTGGTTATGGATGTTAAAACTGGCGAAATTAAAGCGATTTCAAATTTAGCAAAAACCAAGAGCGGCGAATATTACGAAAAACGAAATTATGCCGTTTGGGAGTCGCACGAGCCAGGGTCTACTTTTAAAGTTATGGCGCTTATGGCTGCTTTGGAAGATAAAGTAATTGATACATCAACGGTTGTAGATACTAAAAAAGGAGCTAAGCGTTTTTATGGAAGAACAATTTACGATTCTCACCATGGTGGTTTTGGTAAAATTTCGGCAGCAAGAGCTTTAGAGGTGTCTTCAAATATTGGTTTAGCTACGATTATAGATGAAAATTATTCTAAAAATCCTAAGAAATTTATAGATCATATCAAGGATTGGAATCTTGACAAGCCTTTAGGGGTTTCAATAAAAGGAGAAGGAGAGCCAGATATTCCAGAGCCTGGTGATAAAAAGTGGAGTAGAAACGCCTTGCCATCTATGGCTTATGGTTATAATTTAAGCTTAACACCTTTGCAAACACTTGCTTTTTATAATGCTATTGCGAATGACGGTGAAATGGTAAAACCTAGATTTATAAAAGCAGTTAAGGAGTTTGATGAGGAAATTGAGGTTTTTGAAAAAGAAGTTATTAATAAAAAGATTTGTTCCGATAAGACCTTAGGTGAAATTAGAGAAATATTAAAAAATATTGTAGTTAGAGGGACGGCAAGCAAGTTGTATTCTCCAAATTTTTCCATGGCAGGAAAAACAGGAACGGCACAAACCGAATATTGGATGGCTGATTGGAAAAAGAATAAAAGATACGTCTCGTCTTTTGCAGGTTATTTTCCAGCGGAAAACCCAAAATATTCTTGCATTGTAGTTATTCATAAGCCAAGTACGAAAAAAGGATATTATGGTGCCGATGTTACAGGGCCTGTTTTTAAACGTATTGCGCAAAAAATATTTACAGACACGCCTTTAATAGATGAAGTAAAATCTTTAGATGTAAAAGTTGCGGCTGTGGAAGATGAGTATAATAAGTTTTACGAAACCACAAAAACATATAAAACCATTATGCCAAATGTTGTAGGCTTGCCTGCCATGGACGCATTAGCACTTTTAGAAAACATGGATGTGAAGGTTAAGGTAAAGCTTAACGGAAACGGCATTGTGAAAGAACAGTCAATAAATAAAAGTACCAAGTTGAAAAATAATCAAACGGTTACATTAAAAGCATCATGA
- a CDS encoding FtsL-like putative cell division protein has protein sequence MKNNIYDILKGTFLVSDDSFKNWRMILFVSALAIVMIASSHSADKKVYEISKLNNEVKEMRSAFVDGRSKLQRLKMESTVLAKMKEKGLATSTTPAKKIKVKSQNN, from the coding sequence GTGAAAAATAATATATACGACATATTAAAAGGAACATTTTTAGTTAGCGATGATTCGTTTAAGAATTGGCGTATGATTTTGTTTGTTTCCGCTTTAGCGATAGTTATGATAGCGAGCTCGCATAGTGCAGATAAAAAAGTTTACGAAATATCTAAACTTAATAATGAAGTAAAAGAGATGCGTTCGGCATTTGTGGACGGTCGTTCTAAATTGCAGCGATTAAAAATGGAATCGACTGTATTAGCAAAAATGAAAGAAAAAGGTTTGGCAACCTCCACAACGCCAGCAAAAAAGATAAAAGTAAAATCTCAAAATAATTAG